TTTTGCCTTCACCACGCGCTCGATCTGCGGCGCGAGCTCGAGCCAGACGCCCTCGGTCTCGAATCGCGTCGGCGGAAGCTCGAGCGGGTGGCGGCCGAGCAGGTCCTGGCCGAACACGCGCCGCTTCTCGTAGGCGGTCGTCTTCGAGGTCACGCGCAGGCGGCCGAGCTTGATCAGCATGTTTCCGCTGGGGCGCGTGCGGTGCACATCGAGGATCTCGGTCTCTTTCTCGACCACGGGGCGGGTGTACCAGTCGACCTCGACCGGGCCTTCGACCCGGACCTCGCGGCGCTCGAAGTCGAGCTCGCGCACCAGGAACGACTCCGCGCGGTGCAGGTAGATCGCGCCGGGGTGACACTCCCCGGTGACGCGCGCGCCGCCGATCGTGCCGACCACGCGCTTTCCCGTCTCGCCCGCGCGCTTGATCGCGAAGGACTCGCCCGCGGAGCGCAGCTGCACCTCGGCCGCCGGCTTCCTGCGCGCCGCGAACGACTCCGAGCCGCCGGCGCTCTCGAGCAGCCCGCCGCGCTCGTGCGCCAGCGCCAGCGCCGCCCGCGCGCCGGGCGCGTCGAGCCAGGGCTCGGAGTGCGCGAGTGGAAGCTCCGCGGCGGCGCAGGGCAGGTGGGCGGCGGCGATCTCGAGATTCGCGGCGTCCACGGTCGCGTCCTCGCAGGGCCGCGAGACCACCTGCTCGGGGTGGTTCAGGAAGAAGCGGTCGAGCGCGTCTTCCTGCGGGACCACGAAGATCACTCCGTCGCGCCCGCGACCGACCCGGCCGGCGCGCTGGCGCGTGGCGAGGATCGAGCCCGGGTATCCGACGAGGATGCAGGCGTCGAGTCCGCCGACGTCGATGCCCATCTCGAGCGCCGAGGTCGAGACCACGCCGAGCAGATCGCCCTCGAAGAGGCGCCGCTCGATCTCGCGCCGTTCCTCGGGCAGGAAGCCGCTCCGGTACGACGAGACGCGGTGGGAGAGCTGCGGCTCGGCCTCGACGAT
This sequence is a window from Deltaproteobacteria bacterium. Protein-coding genes within it:
- a CDS encoding DEAD/DEAH box helicase — encoded protein: MHESEITPPLRRFVESLASRAQQSIGGRLRATLALDARRGTSSELELGPALEAILARRGISALFSHQAEALAHVRAGRDVLVSTATASGKSLIYDLAIAERALLRRDARALLLFPLKALEQDQLQSLRADLAALPVLAGPTAEIYDGDTSPYQRKRIREQPPNALFTTPDMLHFGILPGHDAWKEFMRCLELVVVDEVHAYRGVLGAHFAQIMRRLLRIARHHGADPRIVACSATIGNPAAFARELFGRELELVSDDGSPQPGRWLVFVEPDASAHTTAARLFRHCIRAGLRTIAFTQSRRTTELMHRWIVEAEPQLSHRVSSYRSGFLPEERREIERRLFEGDLLGVVSTSALEMGIDVGGLDACILVGYPGSILATRQRAGRVGRGRDGVIFVVPQEDALDRFFLNHPEQVVSRPCEDATVDAANLEIAAAHLPCAAAELPLAHSEPWLDAPGARAALALAHERGGLLESAGGSESFAARRKPAAEVQLRSAGESFAIKRAGETGKRVVGTIGGARVTGECHPGAIYLHRAESFLVRELDFERREVRVEGPVEVDWYTRPVVEKETEILDVHRTRPSGNMLIKLGRLRVTSKTTAYEKRRVFGQDLLGRHPLELPPTRFETEGVWLELAPQIERVVKAK